One genomic window of Punica granatum isolate Tunisia-2019 chromosome 1, ASM765513v2, whole genome shotgun sequence includes the following:
- the LOC116193208 gene encoding CASP-like protein 1E1 codes for MNGTPSRGGEEGAQKVAGDYEKRGVRGWELALRAVAFGLTLAAVVVLGTDKQTTTVPLQVSPSLPPLIVPVSAKWHYLSAFVYFVVANAVACGYAALSLLLLFLISRGGKTAAFAVITIIDIMMVALLFSSNGATTAVGILGREGNSHVQWNKVCNVFDKFCDRVAVAVVLSLVGSLGFVILASFAIMGLHRRSN; via the exons ATGAACGGGACGCCAagcagaggaggagaagagggaGCCCAGAAGGTGGCCGGAGACTACGAAAAGAGGGGAGTCCGGGGATGGGAGCTGGCCCTGAGGGCAGTCGCGTTTGGCCTCACGCTGGCGGCTGTGGTGGTTCTCGGGACCGACAAGCAGACCACCACCGTCCCCCTTCAGGTCTCCCCGAGCTTGCCGCCGCTCATCGTTCCGGTGTCCGCTAAGTGGCATTACCTGTCCGCCTTCGT gtACTTCGTGGTGGCGAATGCGGTAGCCTGTGGCTACGCGGCCCTCTCTCTGCTTCTGCTCTTCCTCATCAGCCGTGGAGGCAAGACCGCGGCCTTTGCCGTGATCACAATCATTGACATCATGATGGTGGCGCTGCTCTTCTCAAGCAACGGGGCCACCACAGCTGTTGGGATTCTCGGCCGCGAGGGCAATTCGCACGTGCAGTGGAACAAGGTGTGCAACGTCTTCGATAAGTTCTGCGACCGGGTGGCCGTTGCCGTGGTCCTCTCCCTCGTCGGGTCGCTCGGGTTTGTTATCTTAGCCTCTTTCGCAATTATGGGCCTGCATAGGAGGTCCAATTAG
- the LOC116192710 gene encoding E3 ubiquitin-protein ligase MIEL1 — translation MEASANERLGFGKMGYGCKHYRRRCKIRAPCCNDIFFCRHCHNEAANMLSKIYDRHELDRHDVKQVVCAVCDTEQPVAQVCTNCGVNMGEYFCEICKFFDDDTEKGQFHCDDCGICRVGGRENFFHCKKCGSCYSIGLRNNHSCVENSMRHHCPICYEYLFDSMKDTIVMKCGHTMHCDCYNEMLKRDKYCCPICSKSVIDMSRTWKRMDEEIEATVMPEDYRDRKVWILCNDCNDTTEVYFHIIGQKCSHCKSYNTRSIAPPVLPQ, via the exons ATGGAAGCCTCTGCAAATGAACGCCTTGGCTTCGGGAAGATGGGCTACGG GTGCAAGCATTATAGGAGGAGGTGCAAGATTCGAGCTCCATGCTGCAACGACATCTTCTTCTGTCGCCATTGCCATAACGAGGCTGCT AACATGTTGAGCAAGATCTATGATCGGCACGAGCTCGATCGCCATGATGTGAAACAA GTCGTTTGTGCAGTGTGTGACACGGAGCAACCG GTTGCACAAGTTTGCACCAACTGCGGCGTGAACATGGGGGAATACTTCTGCGAGATCTGCAAATTCTTCGACGATGAT ACTGAGAAAGGTCAGTTTCACTGTGATGATTGTGGGATATGCCG AGTTGGAGGTCGTGAGAATTTCTTCCATTGCAAGAAGTGTG GTTCTTGCTATTCGATTGGTCTAAGGAACAATCATTCTTGTGTGGAGAATTCCATGCGTCATCACTGCCCCATTTGTTATGAG TATCTCTTTGATTCCATGAAAGACACGATTGTGATGAAGTGTGGGCACACAATGCACTGCGATTGTTACAATGAGATGCTCAAGCGCGACAA ATACTGCTGCCCAATTTGTTCCAAGTCCGTGATCGACATGTCAAGAACTTGGAAGAGAATGGATGAGGAG ATAGAAGCGACTGTCATGCCCGAGGATTACCGTGACAGGAAG GTGTGGATCCTGTGCAACGACTGTAACGACACAACCGAGGTTTACTTTCACATTATTGGCCAGAAATGCAGCCACTGCAAGTCCTACAATACTCGATCGATCGCCCCTCCTGTTCTTCCCCAATGA
- the LOC116192554 gene encoding uncharacterized protein LOC116192554, which translates to MGCGKSKHDVATGNTVSQSKRLSSESKKNNEAAAVPKVTKDTAQETEVKGDKDKGVTKEATEEKAIVEEKEDEGNSGHKDSSRPEVPANDGKAKVEPKIVVEEKGLVKETGAEEEKAKGATEVLKEENPIKEEVQAAAPSVEEAKAPSVEVAEAPDATVKDENQTTEKVAEAGSTASNPKTE; encoded by the exons ATGGGCTGTGGGAAGTCGAAACACGATGTCGCCACGGGGAACACGGTGAGCCAGAGCAAGAGATTGAGCTCGGAATCGAAGAAGAACAATGAGGCTGCAGCCGTCCCAAAGGTGACAAAGGACACGGCCCAAGAGACAGAAGTGAAAGGGGACAAAGACAAGGGAGTTACGAAGGAGGCAACCGAGGAAAAGGCTATTGTTGAAGAGAAGGAGGACGAGGGAAACTCAGGACATAAAGATTCTTCCAGACCAGAAGTTCCAGCCAACGATGGCAAGGCTAAGGTCGAGCCGAAGATTGTCGTGGAGGAGAAGGGATTGGTAAAGGAGACGGGAGCCGAGGAAGAGAAAG CTAAAGGAGCGaccgaagtcctgaaagaagAGAATCCAATCAAGGAAGAGGTACAAGCAGCGGCGCCATCAGTTGAAGAAGCCAAGGCACCATCAGTTGAAGTAGCTGAAGCACCGGATGCAACGGTAAAGGACGAGAATCAAACTACTGAAAAG GTGGCTGAAGCCGGTTCCACAGCTAGCAACCCGAAGACCGAGTAA
- the LOC116192552 gene encoding lipase-like, translating into MERGRRWLGLIAVSCLLAISGARELQVKHVTHKAKYNHTLATILVEYASAVYEPDLMALLTWTCDRCNDLTKGFEVIQLVVDVQHCLQAFVGVAADLNAIVIAFRGTQEHSIQNWIEDLYWKQLDINYPGMPGAMVHHGFYFAYYNTTIRPGILSAVKRAKKLYGDIDIMVTGHSMGGAMASFCALDLAVHHAAHNIQLMTFGQPRIGNAAFASCYSKHVPNAIRVTNGHDIVPHLPPYYPYFPQKTYHHFPREVWLYNVDLGSLVYTVEKVCDGSGEDPSCSRSVSGRSILDHLAYYGVELMAATWNSCKIVNDPRLGNYSTADLSGNLILSRNPGTAIIKSHGAADAGRNSA; encoded by the exons ATGGAGCGCGGCCGGCGGTGGTTGGGATTGATTGCTGTCTCGTGTTTGTTAGCTATTTCTGGGGCCAGAG AACTTCAAGTCAAGCATGTCACTCATAAAGCCAAATACAATCACACGCTTGCCACTATACTGGTGGAATATGCATCTGCT GTTTACGAACCAGATTTGATGGCTCTCCTTACATGGACATGCGATAGATGTAACGACTTGACCAAG GGGTTTGAAGTCATACAGCTGGTTGTTGATGTGCAGCATTGTTTACAG GCATTTGTTGGGGTAGCTGCAGATTTGAATGCTATTGTTATTGCTTTTAGAGGCACCCAGGAACATAG TATACAAAATTGGATTGAGGACCTTTACTGGAAGCAGCTTGATATAAATTACCCCGGCATGCCCGGTGCTATG GTGCACCATGGGTTCTATTTTGCTTATTATAACACAACAATTCGTCCTGGAATTCTAAGTGCAGTTAAGAGAGCGAAGAAGTTGTATGGGGATATCGACATCATGGTAACAGGGCATTCAATGGGAGGGGCTATGGCATCCTTTTGTGCCCTTGATCTTGCA GTCCATCATGCAGCCCATAACATTCAGCTTATGACATTTGGGCAACCTCGTATTGGTAATGCTGCTTTTGCATCTTGCTATAGTAAGCACGTCCCAAATGCTATTCGCGTTACCAATGGACATGACATCGTGCCTCATTTGCCACCTTACTATCCTTATTTTCCACAGAAAACATACCACCACTTTCCCAGAGAG GTTTGGCTTTATAATGTTGACCTGGGAAGTTTGGTCTACACAGTCGAGAAAGTTTGTGATGGTTCTGGGGAGGATCCATCCTGCAGCAG ATCGGTGTCAGGAAGGAGCATACTGGACCATTTAGCTTACTATGGAGTCGAACTGATGGCTGCGACATGGAACTCGTGCAAAATTGTGAATGACCCTCGTCTAGGGAACTACAGCACAGCAGATCTCTCAGGAAATCTGATTTTATCTAGGAATCCCGGGACTGCTATCATCAAATCACATGGGGCTGCAGATGCCGGAAGAAACTCTGCTTAG